The following coding sequences are from one Macaca nemestrina isolate mMacNem1 chromosome 1, mMacNem.hap1, whole genome shotgun sequence window:
- the LOC105494926 gene encoding uroporphyrinogen decarboxylase isoform X1 gives MEANGLGPQGFPELKNDTFLRAAWGEETDYTPVWCMRQAGRYLPGEGCTKEGKIYAFSLPPSNPSPVSYSHCVASLWMLPSFSPTSLLYPRCFLPLQALGMEVTMVPGKGPSFPEPLREEQDLERLRDPAVVASELGYVFQAITLTRQRLAGRVPLIGFAGAPWTLMTYMVEGGGSSTMAQAKRWLYQRPQASHQLLRILTDALVPYLVGQVAAGAQALQLFESHAGHLGPQLFNKFALPYIRDVAKRVKARLREAGLAPVPMIIFAKDGHFALEELSQAGYEVVGLDWTVAPKKARECVGKTVTLQGNLDPCALYASEEEIGQLVKQMLDDFGPQRYIANLGHGLYPDMDPEHVGAFVDAVHKHSRLLRQN, from the exons ACCTCAGGGTTTTCCGGAGCTGAAGAATGACACATTCCTGCGAGCAGCCTGGGGAGAGGAAACAGACTACACTCCCGTTTGGTGCATGCGCCAGGCAGGCCGTTACTTACCAG GTGAGGGGTGCACAAAAGAGGGAAAGATTTATGCCTTCAGTCTGCCACCTAGCAACCCGTCTCCTGTTTCCTACAGCCACTGCGTCGCTTCCCTCTGGATGCTGCCATCATTTTCTCCGACATCCTTGTTGTACCCCAG ATGTTTTCTCCCCCTCCAGGCACTGGGCATGGAGGTGACCATGGTACCTGGCAAAGGACCCAGCTTCCCAGAGCCACTAAGAGAAGAGCAGGACCTAGAACGCCTACGGGATCCAGCAGTGGTAGCCTCTGAGCTAGGCTATGTGTTCCAAGCCATCACCCTTACCCGACAACGACTGGCTGGACGTGTGCCGCTGATTGGCTTTGCTGGTGCCCCA TGGACCCTGATGACATACATGGTTGAGGGTGGTGGCTCAAGCACCATGGCTCAGGCCAAGCGCTGGCTCTATCAGAGACCTCAGGCTAGTCACCAGCTGCTTCGCATCCTCACTGATGCTCTGGTCCCATATCTGGTAGGACAAGTGGCGGCTGGTGCCCAG GCATTGCAGCTGTTTGAGTCCCATGCAGGGCATCTTGGCCCACAGCTCTTCAACAAGTTTGCACTGCCCTACATCCGTGATGTGGCCAAGCGAGTGAAGGCCAGGTTGCGGGAGGCAGGCCTGGCACCAGTGCCCATG ATCATCTTTGCTAAGGATGGGCATTTTGCCCTGGAGGAGCTGTCCCAAGCTGGCTATGAGGTGGTTGGGCTTGACTGGACAGTGGCCCCAAAGAAAGCCCG GGAGTGTGTGGGGAAGACGGTGACATTGCAGGGCAACCTGGACCCCTGTGCCCTGTATGCATCTGAG GAGGAGATTGGGCAGCTGGTGAAGCAGATGCTGGATGACTTTGGGCCACAGCGCTACATTGCCAACCTGGGCCATGGGCTTTATCCTGACATGGACCCAGAACATGTGGGTGCCTTTGTGGATGCTGTGCATAAACACTCACGTCTGCTTCGACAGAACTGA
- the LOC105494926 gene encoding uroporphyrinogen decarboxylase isoform X2 — MEANGLGPQGFPELKNDTFLRAAWGEETDYTPVWCMRQAGRYLPEFRETRAAQDFFSTCRSPEACCELTLQPLRRFPLDAAIIFSDILVVPQALGMEVTMVPGKGPSFPEPLREEQDLERLRDPAVVASELGYVFQAITLTRQRLAGRVPLIGFAGAPWTLMTYMVEGGGSSTMAQAKRWLYQRPQASHQLLRILTDALVPYLVGQVAAGAQALQLFESHAGHLGPQLFNKFALPYIRDVAKRVKARLREAGLAPVPMIIFAKDGHFALEELSQAGYEVVGLDWTVAPKKARECVGKTVTLQGNLDPCALYASEEEIGQLVKQMLDDFGPQRYIANLGHGLYPDMDPEHVGAFVDAVHKHSRLLRQN, encoded by the exons ACCTCAGGGTTTTCCGGAGCTGAAGAATGACACATTCCTGCGAGCAGCCTGGGGAGAGGAAACAGACTACACTCCCGTTTGGTGCATGCGCCAGGCAGGCCGTTACTTACCAG AGTTTAGGGAAACCCGGGCTGCCCAGGACTTTTTCAGCACTTGTCGCTCTCCTGAGGCCTGCTGTGAACTAACTCTGCAG CCACTGCGTCGCTTCCCTCTGGATGCTGCCATCATTTTCTCCGACATCCTTGTTGTACCCCAG GCACTGGGCATGGAGGTGACCATGGTACCTGGCAAAGGACCCAGCTTCCCAGAGCCACTAAGAGAAGAGCAGGACCTAGAACGCCTACGGGATCCAGCAGTGGTAGCCTCTGAGCTAGGCTATGTGTTCCAAGCCATCACCCTTACCCGACAACGACTGGCTGGACGTGTGCCGCTGATTGGCTTTGCTGGTGCCCCA TGGACCCTGATGACATACATGGTTGAGGGTGGTGGCTCAAGCACCATGGCTCAGGCCAAGCGCTGGCTCTATCAGAGACCTCAGGCTAGTCACCAGCTGCTTCGCATCCTCACTGATGCTCTGGTCCCATATCTGGTAGGACAAGTGGCGGCTGGTGCCCAG GCATTGCAGCTGTTTGAGTCCCATGCAGGGCATCTTGGCCCACAGCTCTTCAACAAGTTTGCACTGCCCTACATCCGTGATGTGGCCAAGCGAGTGAAGGCCAGGTTGCGGGAGGCAGGCCTGGCACCAGTGCCCATG ATCATCTTTGCTAAGGATGGGCATTTTGCCCTGGAGGAGCTGTCCCAAGCTGGCTATGAGGTGGTTGGGCTTGACTGGACAGTGGCCCCAAAGAAAGCCCG GGAGTGTGTGGGGAAGACGGTGACATTGCAGGGCAACCTGGACCCCTGTGCCCTGTATGCATCTGAG GAGGAGATTGGGCAGCTGGTGAAGCAGATGCTGGATGACTTTGGGCCACAGCGCTACATTGCCAACCTGGGCCATGGGCTTTATCCTGACATGGACCCAGAACATGTGGGTGCCTTTGTGGATGCTGTGCATAAACACTCACGTCTGCTTCGACAGAACTGA
- the LOC105494926 gene encoding uroporphyrinogen decarboxylase isoform X4, with amino-acid sequence MTHSCEQPGERKQTTLPFGACARQAVTYQPLRRFPLDAAIIFSDILVVPQALGMEVTMVPGKGPSFPEPLREEQDLERLRDPAVVASELGYVFQAITLTRQRLAGRVPLIGFAGAPWTLMTYMVEGGGSSTMAQAKRWLYQRPQASHQLLRILTDALVPYLVGQVAAGAQALQLFESHAGHLGPQLFNKFALPYIRDVAKRVKARLREAGLAPVPMIIFAKDGHFALEELSQAGYEVVGLDWTVAPKKARECVGKTVTLQGNLDPCALYASEEEIGQLVKQMLDDFGPQRYIANLGHGLYPDMDPEHVGAFVDAVHKHSRLLRQN; translated from the exons ATGACACATTCCTGCGAGCAGCCTGGGGAGAGGAAACAGACTACACTCCCGTTTGGTGCATGCGCCAGGCAGGCCGTTACTTACCAG CCACTGCGTCGCTTCCCTCTGGATGCTGCCATCATTTTCTCCGACATCCTTGTTGTACCCCAG GCACTGGGCATGGAGGTGACCATGGTACCTGGCAAAGGACCCAGCTTCCCAGAGCCACTAAGAGAAGAGCAGGACCTAGAACGCCTACGGGATCCAGCAGTGGTAGCCTCTGAGCTAGGCTATGTGTTCCAAGCCATCACCCTTACCCGACAACGACTGGCTGGACGTGTGCCGCTGATTGGCTTTGCTGGTGCCCCA TGGACCCTGATGACATACATGGTTGAGGGTGGTGGCTCAAGCACCATGGCTCAGGCCAAGCGCTGGCTCTATCAGAGACCTCAGGCTAGTCACCAGCTGCTTCGCATCCTCACTGATGCTCTGGTCCCATATCTGGTAGGACAAGTGGCGGCTGGTGCCCAG GCATTGCAGCTGTTTGAGTCCCATGCAGGGCATCTTGGCCCACAGCTCTTCAACAAGTTTGCACTGCCCTACATCCGTGATGTGGCCAAGCGAGTGAAGGCCAGGTTGCGGGAGGCAGGCCTGGCACCAGTGCCCATG ATCATCTTTGCTAAGGATGGGCATTTTGCCCTGGAGGAGCTGTCCCAAGCTGGCTATGAGGTGGTTGGGCTTGACTGGACAGTGGCCCCAAAGAAAGCCCG GGAGTGTGTGGGGAAGACGGTGACATTGCAGGGCAACCTGGACCCCTGTGCCCTGTATGCATCTGAG GAGGAGATTGGGCAGCTGGTGAAGCAGATGCTGGATGACTTTGGGCCACAGCGCTACATTGCCAACCTGGGCCATGGGCTTTATCCTGACATGGACCCAGAACATGTGGGTGCCTTTGTGGATGCTGTGCATAAACACTCACGTCTGCTTCGACAGAACTGA
- the LOC105494926 gene encoding uroporphyrinogen decarboxylase isoform X5 codes for MLPSFSPTSLLYPRCFLPLQALGMEVTMVPGKGPSFPEPLREEQDLERLRDPAVVASELGYVFQAITLTRQRLAGRVPLIGFAGAPWTLMTYMVEGGGSSTMAQAKRWLYQRPQASHQLLRILTDALVPYLVGQVAAGAQALQLFESHAGHLGPQLFNKFALPYIRDVAKRVKARLREAGLAPVPMIIFAKDGHFALEELSQAGYEVVGLDWTVAPKKARECVGKTVTLQGNLDPCALYASEEEIGQLVKQMLDDFGPQRYIANLGHGLYPDMDPEHVGAFVDAVHKHSRLLRQN; via the exons ATGCTGCCATCATTTTCTCCGACATCCTTGTTGTACCCCAG ATGTTTTCTCCCCCTCCAGGCACTGGGCATGGAGGTGACCATGGTACCTGGCAAAGGACCCAGCTTCCCAGAGCCACTAAGAGAAGAGCAGGACCTAGAACGCCTACGGGATCCAGCAGTGGTAGCCTCTGAGCTAGGCTATGTGTTCCAAGCCATCACCCTTACCCGACAACGACTGGCTGGACGTGTGCCGCTGATTGGCTTTGCTGGTGCCCCA TGGACCCTGATGACATACATGGTTGAGGGTGGTGGCTCAAGCACCATGGCTCAGGCCAAGCGCTGGCTCTATCAGAGACCTCAGGCTAGTCACCAGCTGCTTCGCATCCTCACTGATGCTCTGGTCCCATATCTGGTAGGACAAGTGGCGGCTGGTGCCCAG GCATTGCAGCTGTTTGAGTCCCATGCAGGGCATCTTGGCCCACAGCTCTTCAACAAGTTTGCACTGCCCTACATCCGTGATGTGGCCAAGCGAGTGAAGGCCAGGTTGCGGGAGGCAGGCCTGGCACCAGTGCCCATG ATCATCTTTGCTAAGGATGGGCATTTTGCCCTGGAGGAGCTGTCCCAAGCTGGCTATGAGGTGGTTGGGCTTGACTGGACAGTGGCCCCAAAGAAAGCCCG GGAGTGTGTGGGGAAGACGGTGACATTGCAGGGCAACCTGGACCCCTGTGCCCTGTATGCATCTGAG GAGGAGATTGGGCAGCTGGTGAAGCAGATGCTGGATGACTTTGGGCCACAGCGCTACATTGCCAACCTGGGCCATGGGCTTTATCCTGACATGGACCCAGAACATGTGGGTGCCTTTGTGGATGCTGTGCATAAACACTCACGTCTGCTTCGACAGAACTGA